The window GTTTTAAATACTCCTTATTATTTTTCTCCGGCGACTGGAATAAGACAATATCCCCTCTCTCTGGCCCATTTATAAGATATGCCTGCCGATTCACAAGAATCCAGCTCCCTGTCATGACAGTCTCTTCCATTGAGCCGGAGACAACCTGGGCATTGGCAACCAATGCTTTATTCAAAATAAATGTGACAGCCACAGCAATCATAATCACCTTCAGACATTCCATCAGTTCCCGGACAAACTTACTTTGGGGGAATCTCATTTTCTTCTTACTCATCTCATCAAATCCTCTGACAGCCTTTTTACATTTTCTTCCGTCGTAGCCCAGCTTGTACAAAAACGGACGGCACTGTGCAGATCATCAACCCTTTCCTGGTAAGAGAAATGATACTGTTCACTTAGACTTTTCAGTTTTCTGTCTGGCAGGATGGGAAATACCTGATTTGTTGTATTCTCCACCAGAAACGGGTATCCTGCTGCCTGACAGGCACGCCGTATCTCCCCGGCCAGGACATTTGCCCGTTTTCCCAGTTTGAAATATAACCCATTCTCAAACAGCGCTAAGAATTGTATGCCCAGAAGCCTGCCTTTTGCCAGCATGCCTCCTTTTTGTTTCATAATATACCGAAAATCCGTCTTCAGCTCATCATTGGAAATTACTACAGCCTCTCCAAACAGTGCCCCCACCTTTGTGCCACCTATATAGAATACATCACAAAGTTGGGAAAGAGCCGCTAAATCCAGGTCATTCCCCTCTGCTGTCAAACCATACCCCAGCCTGGCGCCGTCCAGAAATAAATACATTCCATATTTCCTGCAAACCAGGGACAACTCTTCTAGTTCTGCCCTATTGTAAATCGTCCCCAGCTCTGTGGGATTGGAAATATACACCATTTTAGGCTGTACTGTATGCTCAAAGCTGTCATCCGCCCTGTGTCCCTGGCAATATTGCTCTACCTGGCATGCCTTAATCTTCCCGTCCACAGAGGGAAGTACAAGCACTTTGTGCCCACATGCTTCGATGGCCCCTGTCTCATGTACATTAATATGCCCCGAGCAGGCGGCAAGTACACCTTGGTGAGGACGCAGGGCAGCCGCAACCACCGTCAGGTTTGTCTGTGTCCCTCCTGTCAGAAAATGGACCCCAAGCCTTTCATCCCCGCACAGCCTGCATATCATCTCCCTTGCCTCCCGGCAATACACATCGTCCCCGTACCCCTCCGTCTGCTCCATGTTGGTACTACATAACCTGGCCAAAACAGCCTCATGGGCACCTTCATTATAATCACAATTAAAATAAAGCATCGGTGATCTCCTTCTGTCTGTATTAATATTTTGATTATACTACCGAAATAGAAAGTTTTCCAATATTTTTGTAAAAGGGGACAGACCCTCCTGCAAAGGGGTCTGTCCCTTTTGCAGGAGGGTCTGTCCCTTTTGCAGGAGGGTCTGTCCCCTTTGCCCGCCATTTTCAGAATATTCTCTCTTCTCGACATGTATATTCACTGAATATGTTACACATTTTATGCATATTTATAAGTTTTCATGCATAAAATTAATTTCTTACCATTTTATATTGCATAAATATTAAATATGGTGTATAGTATGTCTTGACCTATTTAGAGTATACACTCAATGAGATTTCTTAAAATAACAGAATTTATCAGGAGGCAAATGAAATGAGTAAAGAAAAGGTTGTATTGGCATATTCCGGCGGACTCGACACAACTGCGATTATTCCCTGGCTGAAGGAGAATTTTGATTATGAAGTTATATGCTGCTGTATCGACTGTGGGCAGGGCGAGGAGCTGGATGGACTGGAAGAACGGGCAAAGCTGTCCGGCGCTTCTAAACTGTACATAGAGAATATCATAGATGAATTCTGTGATGACTATATTATGCCTTGTGTAAAGGCTGGCGCAGTTTATGAGAATAAATATCTTCTTGGCACTTCTATGGCACGCCCGGTAATTGCCAAGAAACTTGTTGAAATTGCCCGCAAGGAAGGGGCAACAGCTATCTGCCATGGTGCCACGGGAAAAGGCAATGACCAGATTCGTTTTGAGCTGGGCATCAAAGCACTTGCTCCGGATATTAAAATCATAGCTCCCTGGAGAATGACCGATGTATGGACTATGCAGTCCCGGGAGGATGAAATCGAATACTGCAGGCAGCATGGCATTGACCTTCCCTTTGATGCAAAACATAGCTACAGCCGTGACCGCAACCTGTGGCATATCAGCCATGAAGGATTGGAGCTGGAAGATCCTGCAAATGAGCCAAATTACGAGGATCTTCTTGTTCTGGGAGTTTCACCGGAAAAAGCGCCTAATGAGGGCGAGTACGTAACAATGACATTTGAGGCCGGTGTTCCGAAGAGCATCAATGGCGAAGAAATGAAGGTGTCTGAAATAATCACCAAGTTAAACGAGCTTGGAGGAAAACACGGAGTAGGAATCGTCGATATTGTAGAAAACCGTGTTGTAGGAATGAAATCCCGCGGTGTCTATGAAACTCCCGGGGGCACTATTTTGATGGAAGCACATGACCAGCTTGAAGAGCTTGTACTGGACCGTGCGGCCTATGAAGTCAAGAAAGATTTAGGAAATAAATTTGCCCAAATTGTCTATGAGGGAAAATGGTTTACGCCGCTGCGCGAAGCAATTCAGGCATTTGTAGATGTGACACAGCAGTATGTAACTGGTGAAGTAAAATTTAAGCTCTACAAGGGTAATATCATAAAGGCGGGAACAACTTCCCCCTATTCACTGTACAGTGAGTCTCTTGCAAGCTTCACCACTGGTGAGTTATATGACCACCATGATGCGGAAGGGTTTATTAATCTCTTTGGCCTGCCACTAAAAGTCCGTGCCATGAAAATGCAGGAACTTGAAAAATAGCAGACATCCAGTAAAAGCTATCTGCCTTTTTTGATCTGGTAAAATAGGAAGGTCCAATTCCTTAAGCAGGCAGTTTATAAGTAAACAATACTAAACTATGAATTATACCAGATGAATAGAAAAATGAAAAACTCTATGCCGCCACGAGATGGTGTGCATCCAGTTAAATAGACAATCAAAAAATAAGTTTTCGTGTTGCCCGGTTTAAATCGGGCAACATTTTTTAATCCCTGCAAAGAACAGCAGCTTTTCATGCTTATTAAACCATGAATGTCCACTCAGTTATACCCAAAGGGCACACCTTAATACATGTCCCTATGGGACGGGTGGACTTCGTCCAACTAGGTATACCCAAAGGGCACACCTTAATACATGTCCCTATGGGACGGGTGGACTTCGTCCAACTAGGTATACCCAAAGGGCACACCTTAACTCATGTCCTTCGGACGGGTGGACTCCGTCCAATAAGGTATACCCAGGCTAACTGCCTTCCCTCTCTCAATCATTTGTCAAATGAAACCTGTCCAGTAGGAAGAACAGCAGGCCCATCAGCATCCCCACAACACAGGCCAATACCATGCCGGAAAGCTGCACGCTTCCGAACTGTACAGAAATCCCTGAAAGTCCTGTCACAAAAATAACAGAGGTCATCGCCATATTCCTGGACCTGCCGTAATCTACCTGTGCCTCTACCAGTATCCGTATCCCTGATGCACCAATCATGCCGTAAAGCAGAAAAGAGATGCCGCCGATTACCGGTCCTGGGATTGTACTGATCAGTGTGGTTATTTTCCCTATAAATGACAGCAATACAGACAAGATGGCAGCGCCTCCGATGACATAGACACTATATACCTTTGTCACTGCCATGACACCAATATTCTCACCATATGTTGTCGTGGGAACCGAACCGATACAGCCTG of the Luxibacter massiliensis genome contains:
- the lepB gene encoding signal peptidase I, giving the protein MSKKKMRFPQSKFVRELMECLKVIMIAVAVTFILNKALVANAQVVSGSMEETVMTGSWILVNRQAYLINGPERGDIVLFQSPEKNNKEYLKRIIALPGETVEGRDGSVYVDGAKIKESYIKEPATEDFGPFRVPTDCYFMMGDNRNDSWDSRYWEIKYVNYDAIIGKAELEYYPEIKSLH
- a CDS encoding threonine aldolase family protein, which encodes MLYFNCDYNEGAHEAVLARLCSTNMEQTEGYGDDVYCREAREMICRLCGDERLGVHFLTGGTQTNLTVVAAALRPHQGVLAACSGHINVHETGAIEACGHKVLVLPSVDGKIKACQVEQYCQGHRADDSFEHTVQPKMVYISNPTELGTIYNRAELEELSLVCRKYGMYLFLDGARLGYGLTAEGNDLDLAALSQLCDVFYIGGTKVGALFGEAVVISNDELKTDFRYIMKQKGGMLAKGRLLGIQFLALFENGLYFKLGKRANVLAGEIRRACQAAGYPFLVENTTNQVFPILPDRKLKSLSEQYHFSYQERVDDLHSAVRFCTSWATTEENVKRLSEDLMR
- a CDS encoding argininosuccinate synthase, with the translated sequence MSKEKVVLAYSGGLDTTAIIPWLKENFDYEVICCCIDCGQGEELDGLEERAKLSGASKLYIENIIDEFCDDYIMPCVKAGAVYENKYLLGTSMARPVIAKKLVEIARKEGATAICHGATGKGNDQIRFELGIKALAPDIKIIAPWRMTDVWTMQSREDEIEYCRQHGIDLPFDAKHSYSRDRNLWHISHEGLELEDPANEPNYEDLLVLGVSPEKAPNEGEYVTMTFEAGVPKSINGEEMKVSEIITKLNELGGKHGVGIVDIVENRVVGMKSRGVYETPGGTILMEAHDQLEELVLDRAAYEVKKDLGNKFAQIVYEGKWFTPLREAIQAFVDVTQQYVTGEVKFKLYKGNIIKAGTTSPYSLYSESLASFTTGELYDHHDAEGFINLFGLPLKVRAMKMQELEK